In one window of Bdellovibrio bacteriovorus W DNA:
- a CDS encoding ribosome-associated protein Y (COG1544 Ribosome-associated protein Y (PSrp-1)) has product MKLNYTFKHLDYSESLVNYTQEKMVEISRFLLKEGFGNVYVSKQNHEFCIEVSVNTKEKYFKATSYAPNVYDAVDAVAEKLEKQFLKVKAQYKNHKKPELARENRFEGERWKKAA; this is encoded by the coding sequence ATGAAGCTCAACTACACCTTTAAGCACCTCGACTATTCTGAATCTCTTGTAAATTACACGCAGGAAAAAATGGTGGAAATCAGTCGATTTTTGCTTAAAGAAGGTTTCGGTAACGTTTATGTGAGCAAACAAAACCACGAATTCTGTATCGAGGTTTCGGTAAATACGAAAGAAAAGTATTTTAAGGCCACCTCATATGCTCCTAACGTTTACGATGCTGTCGACGCCGTTGCCGAGAAGCTTGAAAAGCAGTTCCTGAAAGTTAAAGCTCAGTATAAGAACCATAAAAAACCAGAGCTTGCCCGAGAAAACCGATTCGAAGGGGAGCGCTGGAAAAAAGCTGCTTAA
- a CDS encoding S-adenosylmethionine synthetase (COG0192 S-adenosylmethionine synthetase) produces the protein MKNYLFTSESVSEGHPDKMADQISDGILDAILAQDPKGRVACETLLTTGLIVVGGEITTSAKVNFSEVARDVVKRIGYDSSEKGFDYKTCGVMIAVGQQSADIAAGVKETLSDEQGAGDQGLMFGYAVNETPELMPLSISMSHKLVQDLAVLRKANAVDWLRPDAKSQVTVQYENGIAKRIDAVVVSTQHSDSVSNATIQEFITEELIKKSIPSQWIDSKTKFFINPTGRFVTGGPMGDAGLTGRKIIVDTYGGHGAHGGGAFSGKDPSKVDRSAAYASRHIAKNIVGAGLADRCLVQVAYAIGVAEPVSITVNDYGTSKVGPEILEKAVRQVFDLRPARITRELDLLRPIYSKTAAYGHFGRSDAEFTWEQLNRVEQLKEAVKTLS, from the coding sequence GTGAAAAACTATCTATTTACGAGTGAATCCGTATCTGAAGGGCATCCCGACAAAATGGCCGATCAAATTTCTGATGGCATCTTGGACGCAATTTTAGCGCAAGATCCAAAGGGAAGAGTGGCCTGTGAGACTTTACTGACAACCGGTCTTATCGTTGTTGGTGGGGAGATCACAACGTCTGCAAAAGTAAACTTCTCAGAAGTGGCTCGCGACGTTGTTAAGCGCATTGGTTACGATAGCTCTGAAAAAGGTTTCGATTACAAAACATGCGGCGTCATGATCGCAGTTGGTCAGCAATCTGCGGATATCGCAGCTGGCGTGAAAGAGACTCTTTCTGACGAACAAGGTGCTGGCGATCAGGGTTTGATGTTCGGTTACGCTGTGAACGAAACTCCAGAACTTATGCCTTTGAGCATTTCTATGTCTCACAAGCTTGTTCAGGATTTGGCTGTTCTTCGTAAAGCCAATGCCGTTGATTGGTTGCGCCCAGATGCTAAATCTCAAGTGACTGTTCAATATGAAAATGGAATTGCAAAACGCATTGATGCAGTCGTTGTTTCTACTCAGCACTCTGACAGTGTTTCCAATGCAACTATCCAAGAGTTCATCACTGAAGAATTGATCAAAAAATCAATTCCCTCTCAGTGGATTGACTCTAAAACTAAGTTCTTTATCAACCCAACTGGCCGCTTCGTAACAGGTGGACCTATGGGGGATGCTGGTTTGACAGGTCGTAAGATTATCGTTGATACCTACGGTGGACACGGTGCCCATGGCGGCGGGGCGTTCTCTGGGAAAGATCCTTCTAAAGTGGATCGTTCAGCAGCCTACGCATCTAGACACATTGCAAAAAACATTGTAGGTGCTGGCCTTGCGGATCGCTGCTTAGTGCAGGTAGCTTATGCCATCGGCGTGGCCGAGCCAGTCAGCATCACTGTTAATGACTACGGCACTAGCAAAGTGGGCCCAGAGATTTTGGAAAAAGCTGTTCGCCAAGTCTTTGATTTAAGACCGGCTCGTATTACTAGAGAGCTTGATCTTCTTCGCCCAATTTACAGCAAAACAGCTGCTTATGGTCACTTCGGTCGTAGCGACGCGGAGTTCACATGGGAGCAGTTGAACAGAGTTGAACAATTGAAAGAAGCAGTAAAGACCTTATCCTAG
- a CDS encoding GTP-binding protein LepA (COG0481 Membrane GTPase LepA), whose amino-acid sequence MDPKFIRNFSIIAHIDHGKSTLADGLLGATGALSDREKKDQFLDNMELERERGITIKAQTVCLDFKSKDGNQYQINLIDTPGHVDFSYEVSRSLAACEGAILVVDAAQGVEAQTLANVYLAMEHDLEIIPVLNKIDLPSADPDGVAQQIEDTVGLDCTEIIHASAKEKIGITDILEAIVQKVPPPQADRTLPARALIFDSWFDAYQGVVVLVRMKDGVIKKGDKIKFMATDREYEVLRMGKYKPFPAMEESLEAGEVGFLICGIKDIRDVKVGDTVTSAKRSAAEPLPGFQRIKPMVFAGIFPVVASEYESLKDALDKLCLNDSSLTFEVEKSLALGFGYRCGFLGLLHMEIVQERLEREFNLDLITTAPTVVYRITKTDGTEIMLENPAGMPAETQIAKFEEPYVKVTLHTPTEYIGGILKLCEDKRGIQQKMEYINEKKVIIEYKLPMNEMVMDFYDRLKSISKGYASLEYEFVGFEESDLVKLDIMINGEPVDALSLIVHRSKSQARGRALAEKMKELIPRQQYQVAIQAAIGAKIIARETLSAIRKDVTAKCYGGDISRKRKLLEKQKEGKKRMKQIGTVDVPQEAFLAILKVED is encoded by the coding sequence ATGGATCCTAAGTTTATTCGAAACTTTTCAATCATCGCACATATCGACCATGGGAAATCTACTTTGGCCGATGGACTTCTTGGCGCTACTGGGGCTCTTTCAGATCGTGAAAAGAAAGATCAATTTCTAGACAATATGGAACTTGAGCGTGAGCGTGGAATCACGATCAAAGCTCAAACCGTGTGTCTTGATTTCAAATCCAAAGATGGCAATCAATATCAAATCAATCTGATCGATACACCGGGACACGTGGACTTCAGTTACGAAGTTTCTCGCTCTCTAGCCGCGTGTGAAGGTGCAATTCTTGTTGTTGATGCTGCTCAGGGTGTAGAAGCTCAAACTTTGGCGAACGTCTATCTTGCGATGGAGCATGATCTTGAGATCATTCCTGTTTTGAACAAGATTGACCTTCCATCAGCAGATCCAGATGGAGTTGCTCAGCAAATCGAAGACACTGTAGGTCTTGATTGCACAGAGATCATCCATGCTTCAGCAAAAGAAAAAATTGGTATTACCGATATTCTAGAGGCAATCGTTCAAAAAGTTCCGCCTCCACAAGCTGATCGTACTTTACCAGCACGCGCGCTTATTTTTGACTCATGGTTTGATGCTTATCAAGGCGTTGTCGTTTTGGTGCGTATGAAAGATGGCGTGATCAAAAAAGGTGATAAAATTAAGTTTATGGCTACTGACCGTGAATACGAAGTTTTGCGTATGGGTAAGTACAAGCCATTCCCTGCCATGGAAGAGTCCCTGGAGGCAGGGGAGGTAGGGTTTTTAATCTGCGGAATCAAGGATATTCGAGACGTAAAAGTGGGAGACACGGTGACCTCAGCAAAGCGATCTGCTGCTGAGCCTCTTCCGGGCTTCCAGCGTATTAAGCCGATGGTATTTGCGGGAATTTTCCCAGTTGTGGCTTCTGAATATGAGAGCCTAAAAGACGCTCTTGATAAGCTCTGCTTGAATGATTCCTCCTTAACTTTTGAAGTCGAGAAATCATTAGCCCTTGGATTTGGATATCGTTGTGGTTTCTTGGGCCTTCTTCACATGGAGATTGTTCAAGAACGCCTAGAGCGCGAATTTAATTTGGATTTGATCACGACAGCTCCCACGGTGGTTTATAGAATCACTAAAACTGATGGCACAGAAATTATGCTTGAGAATCCAGCGGGTATGCCTGCGGAGACTCAAATTGCAAAGTTTGAGGAGCCTTACGTAAAGGTCACTCTTCATACTCCAACTGAATACATCGGTGGAATTTTGAAGCTTTGTGAAGACAAACGCGGAATTCAACAAAAGATGGAATACATCAATGAGAAGAAAGTGATCATTGAGTATAAACTTCCGATGAATGAAATGGTCATGGATTTCTATGACCGCTTGAAATCAATTTCTAAGGGATATGCCTCTTTAGAGTATGAGTTTGTTGGTTTTGAAGAGTCTGATTTAGTGAAATTAGATATTATGATTAACGGCGAGCCTGTGGATGCACTTTCTTTGATTGTTCACAGATCGAAGTCGCAAGCTCGCGGAAGAGCTTTGGCTGAGAAAATGAAAGAACTTATTCCTCGTCAACAGTACCAAGTAGCAATTCAGGCAGCTATTGGGGCCAAGATTATTGCCCGTGAAACGCTTTCAGCAATCAGAAAAGATGTGACTGCTAAGTGTTATGGTGGTGATATATCCCGTAAGAGAAAGCTTCTAGAGAAGCAAAAAGAGGGTAAGAAGCGCATGAAGCAGATTGGTACTGTGGATGTGCCTCAAGAGGCCTTCTTAGCGATTTTGAAAGTTGAAGACTGA
- a CDS encoding hypothetical protein (COG0681 Signal peptidase I): protein MSENKNGWNWRTKYFWTEGWGSLFLAVFIALFIRWGFIEAYVIPSGSMLPSLLIHDHIFVNKLTYGLRVPFSEKWLVKFSEPERGEVIVFKYPRDMSTFFIKRIVGEPGDKIYYENGTLYLNDKVVEKSVPANRADFEWLRDIDFQRDGNINDSVENYTEFMEQIPGTEKTHAILVRKGDIYETFGPVTVPPDHLFVMGDNRMNSSDSRVWGFLPKQNILGRAMFVWLSCEETIPALPFLCNPLTLRWGRFFHNVK, encoded by the coding sequence ATGAGTGAAAATAAAAACGGCTGGAACTGGCGCACAAAGTATTTTTGGACAGAAGGATGGGGTTCGCTCTTCTTAGCTGTCTTCATTGCGCTTTTTATCCGCTGGGGTTTTATTGAAGCCTATGTCATTCCTTCGGGTTCAATGCTCCCATCGCTTTTGATTCACGATCATATTTTCGTAAACAAACTGACTTATGGTCTTCGTGTACCTTTCAGCGAAAAGTGGCTAGTTAAATTTAGTGAGCCAGAGCGTGGCGAAGTGATTGTCTTTAAATACCCACGCGATATGAGCACGTTCTTTATTAAACGTATTGTCGGGGAACCTGGCGATAAGATTTATTATGAGAACGGGACTTTGTATTTGAACGATAAAGTTGTTGAGAAATCCGTTCCAGCAAACCGTGCTGACTTTGAATGGTTGCGCGATATTGACTTCCAACGCGATGGAAATATCAATGACTCTGTAGAAAACTACACAGAGTTCATGGAGCAAATTCCAGGCACTGAAAAGACTCATGCTATTTTAGTTCGCAAAGGCGATATTTACGAAACCTTCGGCCCTGTGACTGTTCCTCCGGATCACCTGTTTGTTATGGGTGATAATCGTATGAACTCTTCTGACAGTCGAGTTTGGGGTTTCCTTCCGAAACAAAACATTCTAGGTCGTGCCATGTTTGTGTGGCTTTCTTGTGAAGAGACAATTCCAGCTCTTCCTTTCCTATGTAATCCATTGACTCTTAGATGGGGCCGCTTCTTCCATAACGTGAAGTAA
- a CDS encoding hypothetical protein (COG0681 Signal peptidase I), which produces MHSESQPSKNLKGTWNQALLSLLIPILVVLGVRWAVVEPFVIPSGSMIPNLLIYDHILVKKFAYGLRVPFANSWLVEWSKPQRGDIIVFKYPENPEVYYVKTLMGLPGDELKITQGRVVLNGEALSLIETQGAEKGFEYFREKIGSIEHTVRFLTAPEGETQTIHVGENEFFFMGDNRDQSSDSRAWGTVPKKYLVGKAWVIWLSCENTLPTMNFVCDPSQIRWSRLLQKL; this is translated from the coding sequence ATGCACTCAGAATCACAACCCTCAAAAAACTTAAAAGGGACCTGGAATCAAGCGCTTCTTTCGCTCTTGATTCCAATTCTTGTGGTTCTAGGTGTTCGTTGGGCGGTGGTTGAGCCCTTTGTAATCCCATCGGGCTCTATGATTCCGAACCTTTTGATTTACGATCATATCCTCGTCAAAAAGTTTGCCTACGGCTTGCGGGTTCCCTTTGCCAACTCTTGGTTGGTTGAATGGTCGAAGCCTCAGCGCGGGGATATTATTGTTTTTAAGTATCCAGAAAATCCTGAAGTCTATTATGTAAAAACATTGATGGGGCTTCCAGGGGATGAATTGAAAATCACTCAAGGTCGAGTGGTGCTCAATGGTGAAGCTTTGTCGCTGATCGAAACTCAAGGTGCTGAAAAGGGTTTTGAGTACTTTAGGGAAAAGATCGGAAGCATTGAGCACACAGTGCGCTTTTTAACAGCACCAGAGGGAGAGACTCAAACTATCCATGTTGGGGAGAATGAGTTCTTTTTTATGGGTGATAACAGGGATCAGTCGAGTGACTCTAGGGCTTGGGGAACAGTGCCCAAGAAATACTTAGTCGGTAAGGCGTGGGTGATCTGGTTGTCCTGTGAAAATACGCTTCCAACGATGAACTTTGTCTGTGATCCGTCACAAATTCGTTGGTCTCGACTTTTGCAGAAGCTTTAA
- a CDS encoding hypothetical protein (COG0681 Signal peptidase I), which translates to MNKWREYLTTLLLAVLCAVIVRNYFITAYKVPTGSMQPTLKPGDFIFSSRLAYKFNLPLIGTLFPQTAPQRGDLVVFTYPDMRTVNYVKRVIAIAGDKVEIEDGKILLNDEPLRYVKGEGSIADNPNPELFEIFEEHLGELSWRVIFQKSGRKENFGPIVVPPGEVFLLGDNRDASDDSRYWGTVSEAELRGRVFFIWFSLDSKRRWMNNSYPSVRWERVFSSVH; encoded by the coding sequence ATGAATAAATGGAGAGAGTACCTCACGACTTTATTGCTTGCGGTTTTGTGTGCAGTGATCGTGAGAAACTATTTTATCACAGCCTATAAGGTTCCCACAGGTTCAATGCAGCCGACATTGAAGCCTGGTGATTTTATTTTCTCTTCTCGTCTAGCGTACAAATTCAACCTTCCGTTAATTGGAACTCTGTTCCCGCAAACTGCTCCACAGCGTGGAGATCTTGTCGTTTTTACTTATCCAGATATGCGCACGGTGAACTATGTTAAAAGAGTGATCGCTATTGCTGGGGATAAGGTTGAAATTGAGGATGGTAAAATTCTTCTTAATGATGAGCCTCTTCGCTATGTGAAAGGGGAGGGGAGCATCGCAGATAATCCCAATCCAGAACTCTTTGAAATCTTTGAAGAACATCTGGGGGAGTTGTCTTGGCGAGTGATTTTTCAAAAATCTGGGCGTAAAGAGAACTTTGGACCAATCGTAGTCCCTCCGGGGGAAGTGTTTTTATTAGGGGATAATCGCGATGCGAGTGACGACTCGCGCTATTGGGGGACGGTTTCAGAAGCCGAACTTCGTGGCAGGGTCTTCTTTATTTGGTTCTCGCTGGATTCTAAACGCCGCTGGATGAATAACTCTTACCCTTCGGTGCGTTGGGAGAGAGTTTTTTCCTCAGTCCATTGA
- a CDS encoding aspartate carbamoyltransferase (COG0540 Aspartate carbamoyltransferase, catalytic chain), translating to MSSRKISSFINFAQFDRSKIQSFLQTAHSVSQNKLSFDGFGKTGAFLFFEPSTRTRMSFQIAAHRLGIATTLLEGKAGTSLEKGETVEDTIYNVAAMKPDFMVIRAGQDLALEEIAQSLNLPVLNAGWGHRAHPTQALLDVMTIEKDFTSIENKKVLIVGDVKHSRVASSHLQLAQILGYEVAICGPEEFIEGVSAHHFANLEDGLRWADVVMALRVQSERHSEKFALESYRAQFSLTEEKLKILKKDGLVLHPGPINFGVELERTVLKDPRNRIFEQVSNGVHIRQSLIYHFLTSECP from the coding sequence ATGTCTTCTAGAAAAATAAGTTCTTTTATTAATTTTGCTCAGTTTGATAGGTCAAAGATTCAATCTTTTCTGCAAACTGCCCACTCTGTTTCGCAAAATAAATTATCATTTGATGGCTTCGGTAAAACCGGAGCCTTTTTGTTTTTCGAGCCAAGCACTCGCACTCGCATGAGTTTTCAGATAGCGGCTCACCGACTTGGAATTGCAACAACTCTCCTTGAAGGCAAAGCCGGGACGAGTTTGGAAAAAGGCGAGACCGTCGAAGATACAATTTATAATGTCGCAGCGATGAAGCCAGATTTTATGGTGATTCGAGCGGGGCAAGATTTGGCTCTTGAGGAAATTGCACAGAGTCTGAATCTGCCGGTTTTAAACGCTGGCTGGGGACATCGAGCTCATCCGACTCAAGCACTTCTGGATGTGATGACAATCGAAAAAGATTTTACTTCGATTGAAAATAAAAAAGTTCTTATTGTCGGCGACGTCAAGCACAGTCGGGTGGCGAGTTCTCATCTTCAGCTTGCTCAGATTCTAGGGTACGAAGTCGCAATTTGTGGCCCCGAAGAATTTATTGAAGGCGTTTCGGCTCATCACTTTGCAAACCTAGAAGATGGTTTGCGCTGGGCAGATGTAGTGATGGCTTTGCGTGTGCAGAGTGAGAGGCACTCCGAGAAATTTGCTCTTGAGAGTTATCGCGCGCAGTTTTCGCTGACAGAAGAAAAATTAAAGATTTTAAAGAAAGACGGATTGGTTCTGCATCCAGGGCCTATTAACTTTGGCGTAGAGCTAGAGCGAACTGTGCTAAAAGATCCGCGTAATCGTATATTTGAGCAGGTGTCAAACGGAGTTCATATAAGACAGAGTCTTATATATCACTTTTTGACATCGGAATGTCCTTAA
- a CDS encoding carbamoyl-phosphate synthase (COG0458 Carbamoylphosphate synthase large subunit (split gene in MJ)) gives MAIDSRIKKVLIIGSGPIVIGQACEFDYSGTQACKALMKEGLEVVLVNSNPATIMTDPEIATRVYVEPLKVPYLEKIIEIEKPDAVIPTLGGQTALNLALELHSKGILQKHKVQLLAATPEVIKAGEDREIFRNLLDKIGARAPKSHLVRTYEHGLNVADDLGYPLILRPNYTLGGGGGGVAYSPEEYKKMLVTALHESPTSEVLVEESILGWKEFELEVMRDNRGEFKVICSIENLDPCGVHTGDSITVAPQLTLDEQEYREMRDEAQKIIEIVGMKAGGANIQFAVHPTTKERVVIEMNPRVSRSSALASKATGVPIAKISALLAVGYNFDEITQDISKGVPAILEPELDYIVTKIPRFAFEKFPGAKDFLTTQMKSVGEVMALGKTLQESLMKAISSLEMNPQGIPVVEFETGKVSYPNSQRIYQLFQAFREGKTVAEVEELTMINPVFLNAIEEIISFEKDFANSFSTGNSDLLLKAKQLGFSDARLAKLLNTFETDIRALREKANILPKYVPVGEKRSATDTCAPYYYSTYAAVNSVSIQAPESVLIIGSGPNRIGQGIEFDYSCVRGVKALRASGKNVLMVNSNPETVSTDYDTSDALFFEPLTFESVNEVMRFMKPQGFVAQLGGQTPIGLAPELVKEGYHLMGSSLEAIDLAEDRGLFSKICKELNFAIPNSAMAGSLIEALQYEEKVGYPMICRPSYVLGGRRMEVIESRDELISYFQRHADFIALDKPCLMDQFLAGALEVDVDLVRGKDWTVVGGVVEHIEAAGIHSGDSMGVIPPQRLRPEASERIEELSRKLAERIDVIGHLNLQLAVKSDVVYMLEANPRSSRSVPFVAKATGIPLIDLGVAAMLGKTKTDLQLDNLNWKDLDTVAVKGVVFPFKKFSESDSILGPEMKSTGESMGRGKTYSEALAKAFQSCNIKLPKMGQVFFSLRDKDKASMLPMAKDLQRMGYGVSATTGTANFFNEHGVNCLALKKVDEGRPHCVDKIRSGEVAFVINTTSGKRAIEASFDIRRACTDYNIPCLTESDAAEAFVLALKNAENESSSVSALYQMKEF, from the coding sequence ATGGCGATAGATTCCAGAATTAAAAAAGTTTTAATTATAGGATCTGGACCCATCGTCATCGGACAAGCTTGTGAGTTCGATTACTCTGGAACCCAAGCTTGTAAAGCCCTGATGAAAGAGGGGCTGGAAGTTGTTCTGGTAAATTCAAACCCAGCAACAATTATGACAGACCCAGAGATCGCCACGCGAGTGTACGTCGAACCTCTCAAAGTTCCTTACTTGGAAAAAATCATCGAGATTGAAAAACCAGATGCTGTGATCCCGACTCTCGGGGGGCAGACGGCTTTGAATTTAGCATTAGAGCTACATTCAAAGGGCATTTTACAAAAACACAAAGTTCAGCTTTTAGCAGCCACGCCTGAGGTTATCAAAGCCGGTGAAGATCGTGAGATCTTTAGAAATCTTTTAGATAAAATCGGCGCTAGAGCTCCTAAGAGTCATTTAGTCAGAACCTATGAGCATGGCTTAAATGTTGCCGATGACCTTGGGTATCCTTTGATTCTTCGCCCGAACTACACACTCGGAGGCGGAGGCGGTGGGGTGGCTTACTCTCCAGAAGAGTATAAGAAAATGCTAGTCACCGCTCTTCATGAAAGCCCGACTTCCGAAGTTTTGGTTGAAGAAAGCATCTTGGGTTGGAAAGAGTTTGAACTTGAAGTGATGCGTGATAATCGCGGAGAGTTCAAAGTCATCTGTAGTATTGAAAATCTGGATCCTTGTGGAGTTCATACAGGGGATTCAATCACTGTAGCACCTCAATTGACTTTGGATGAGCAAGAGTATCGTGAAATGCGCGATGAGGCTCAGAAGATCATCGAAATCGTAGGAATGAAAGCTGGCGGGGCTAATATTCAGTTTGCCGTTCATCCAACGACCAAGGAACGCGTAGTGATTGAAATGAATCCTCGCGTGAGCCGATCATCCGCATTAGCTAGTAAAGCAACGGGAGTGCCGATCGCAAAGATCTCTGCTCTTTTAGCAGTGGGGTATAACTTTGACGAAATCACGCAAGACATCTCTAAAGGGGTGCCTGCGATTCTTGAGCCGGAACTAGATTACATCGTTACTAAAATTCCTCGTTTTGCCTTTGAGAAGTTTCCGGGGGCAAAAGACTTTCTGACAACTCAGATGAAGAGTGTTGGGGAAGTGATGGCTCTTGGTAAGACTCTTCAAGAGTCATTAATGAAAGCTATTTCAAGTCTTGAGATGAACCCTCAAGGAATACCTGTTGTTGAATTTGAAACAGGTAAAGTGTCTTACCCAAATAGCCAGAGAATCTATCAACTCTTCCAAGCTTTCCGTGAAGGTAAAACAGTTGCGGAAGTTGAAGAACTGACGATGATCAATCCGGTGTTTTTAAATGCCATTGAAGAGATCATTTCTTTTGAAAAGGATTTTGCGAACAGCTTTTCAACGGGCAACTCTGATCTTTTACTAAAAGCAAAGCAGCTCGGTTTTTCGGATGCTCGCCTTGCTAAGTTATTAAACACCTTTGAGACTGACATACGCGCACTTCGCGAAAAGGCGAACATCCTTCCAAAGTACGTTCCTGTTGGAGAAAAGCGCAGTGCTACTGATACATGTGCCCCTTATTATTATTCAACTTATGCCGCAGTAAACTCGGTAAGTATTCAAGCGCCAGAATCGGTGCTCATTATAGGTAGTGGACCGAATCGTATCGGACAGGGGATTGAATTTGATTATAGCTGTGTTCGCGGAGTGAAGGCTTTGCGTGCAAGTGGTAAAAACGTTCTCATGGTGAATTCAAATCCTGAAACTGTTTCTACCGATTACGACACTTCAGACGCGCTTTTCTTTGAGCCACTGACTTTTGAAAGTGTGAATGAAGTCATGCGCTTTATGAAGCCTCAAGGATTTGTAGCGCAACTAGGTGGACAAACTCCGATTGGGCTAGCCCCAGAGTTAGTCAAAGAGGGGTACCACTTGATGGGCTCTTCTTTAGAGGCGATCGATCTTGCAGAAGATCGCGGACTTTTTTCAAAGATTTGCAAAGAGTTGAACTTCGCTATTCCAAACTCTGCAATGGCGGGATCGTTGATCGAAGCTCTTCAGTATGAGGAAAAAGTAGGTTATCCCATGATCTGCCGTCCAAGTTATGTGCTTGGAGGGCGACGTATGGAAGTGATTGAGAGTCGAGATGAATTGATTTCTTACTTCCAAAGACATGCTGACTTTATTGCATTGGATAAGCCATGCCTTATGGATCAGTTTCTAGCCGGAGCTTTAGAAGTCGACGTGGACCTCGTGCGTGGTAAAGATTGGACCGTCGTTGGTGGAGTGGTTGAGCATATTGAGGCCGCAGGGATTCACTCCGGAGACTCTATGGGGGTTATTCCACCACAAAGATTACGCCCAGAAGCCAGCGAGCGTATTGAAGAACTCAGTCGTAAGCTTGCAGAGCGTATCGATGTGATTGGTCATCTCAATTTACAATTGGCCGTGAAGTCCGATGTCGTGTACATGCTTGAGGCCAACCCTCGAAGCTCGCGCTCGGTTCCTTTTGTTGCAAAGGCAACGGGGATTCCTCTGATTGATCTTGGCGTCGCGGCGATGTTAGGAAAAACGAAAACCGATCTTCAGTTAGATAATTTGAATTGGAAAGATCTCGACACTGTTGCTGTTAAAGGCGTTGTCTTTCCATTTAAGAAGTTCTCAGAGTCGGATTCGATTTTAGGTCCTGAAATGAAGTCGACAGGAGAGAGCATGGGGAGAGGTAAAACCTACTCTGAAGCTCTGGCCAAAGCTTTCCAATCGTGTAACATAAAACTTCCAAAGATGGGGCAGGTGTTTTTCTCTTTAAGAGATAAAGACAAAGCTTCGATGCTTCCGATGGCGAAAGATCTTCAGCGCATGGGGTATGGAGTGTCAGCGACGACAGGGACCGCTAACTTTTTTAACGAACACGGCGTAAACTGTTTGGCGTTAAAAAAGGTCGATGAAGGACGCCCTCACTGCGTGGATAAAATTCGCTCCGGAGAAGTGGCATTCGTAATTAACACCACCTCTGGAAAGCGCGCCATTGAAGCAAGCTTCGACATTCGTCGAGCTTGTACGGACTACAACATTCCTTGTCTAACAGAGAGTGATGCTGCTGAAGCCTTCGTTCTGGCTTTGAAAAATGCAGAAAATGAGTCATCATCAGTGTCGGCCTTGTATCAAATGAAGGAGTTCTGA
- a CDS encoding alkylphosphonate ABC transporter (COG3221 ABC-type phosphate/phosphonate transport system, periplasmic component) has protein sequence MRFLAGVLLIFLCSLGIANTKTKPTEEAPASITIGLIPGGSPEKLREQAVALAKDIQGTINVPVNVFLPKDYNGLIDALVDKKVDFAFFSSLTFVAAEQRTPVKVLLKKVWKEPFYYSFIVTLKNSPIRKLQDLKGKRVAFVDNKSSSGYLYPMVALKKAGLKQEDFKEVIFSGNHEASVKLLEEKKVDAVAVYSDDITGKTGAWVEFGKKDMKVRSLWKSDPIPNDPFCVREDFYQAFPKTTHDLMFAFIDAAEKSKGKYTEVLGARDLMPATSKQYDPVREMQKAMGPEISL, from the coding sequence ATGAGATTTCTAGCTGGAGTTCTACTGATTTTTTTGTGCAGTCTTGGTATTGCAAATACGAAGACTAAGCCTACAGAAGAAGCTCCAGCATCCATCACAATTGGATTGATTCCAGGTGGAAGCCCCGAGAAGTTGCGCGAACAAGCTGTTGCCCTCGCAAAAGATATTCAAGGCACGATCAATGTTCCAGTGAACGTTTTCTTACCCAAAGACTACAATGGTTTGATTGATGCCTTAGTAGACAAGAAGGTTGATTTCGCTTTTTTCTCTTCTTTGACATTCGTGGCAGCAGAGCAAAGAACGCCCGTCAAAGTTTTGCTAAAAAAAGTTTGGAAAGAGCCTTTCTATTATTCATTTATTGTAACTCTTAAGAATTCCCCGATTCGTAAGCTTCAAGATTTAAAAGGAAAGCGTGTCGCATTCGTCGATAATAAGTCTTCTTCTGGCTACCTCTATCCGATGGTTGCTCTGAAAAAAGCAGGGCTTAAACAAGAAGACTTCAAAGAGGTGATCTTTTCTGGAAATCATGAGGCTTCTGTGAAGCTTTTAGAAGAAAAGAAAGTAGATGCCGTTGCCGTTTACAGTGACGATATCACGGGAAAAACAGGAGCTTGGGTTGAGTTTGGTAAAAAGGACATGAAAGTCCGCAGTCTTTGGAAGAGCGATCCAATTCCCAATGACCCATTTTGTGTGCGTGAAGACTTCTATCAGGCATTTCCTAAAACGACGCATGACCTAATGTTCGCGTTTATTGATGCCGCTGAAAAATCAAAAGGCAAGTATACTGAAGTTTTAGGCGCTCGGGACTTGATGCCTGCAACATCTAAACAGTATGATCCTGTTAGAGAAATGCAAAAGGCAATGGGGCCTGAAATCTCTTTATAG